The Edaphobacter flagellatus sequence GCGGCAAACGTGAACACCAAAGCTGCGGGCGAGACACCTGTCCTCGTCTTCAATCCACTGGCATGGCCGCATACTGGTGTCACGACGGTTTCGGTGCAGTTGCCGAGCGCTTCATCCAACGGCATCTCTCTTCTCGACGAACACAATAACGTTATGCCGTCGAAGGTCATCTCGAGCGATGCAAAGACTGGTAGTTACAAAGTGCTAGTGCAGGTGAAGGACGTTCCTTCGCTCGGCTACAAGGTTCTCCACGCTGTTGCCGGGGAGAAAGCCTTTGCCTCCGACATCAAGGCGAACGGTACGACGATGGAGAACGATTTTATCCGTATCACGGTGGACCCGAAGACAGGCTGCATTACCAGTCTCTACGATAAGAAGGCGAACTTTGAGTCACTTTCCAAAGGAGCATGCGGCAACCAACTGCAGACCTTCAAAGACACGCCGAAGCAGTATGACGCCTGGAACATCGATCCCGGAACGTATGATCACATGACGCCGATCGATAACGTCGATTCCGTCGAATTGATCGAGAAGGGGCCGATGCGTGCCGTCATTCGTGTGGCGCGCACATGGCAGTCTTCGAAGTTTGTGCAGGACATTCAGCTCTATGCAGGCACAGACACAGTGGATGTCATTAACGACATTGATTGGCATGAAGAACACGTGCTCGTAAAGGCTGCCTTCCCGCTCGCGGCCTCAGGCCCTATGGCGACGTACGAGATCCCCTACGGCAACATTGAGCGTCCAACAACGCGCAATAACAGCTGGGAGAAAGCACAGTTTGAAGTGCCTGCGATGCGCTGGGCCGATCTTGGTGATGAGCACCACGGATTCTCGCTGCTCAACGAAGCTAAGTACGGTTACGATGCAGTGGGCAATACGTTACGGCTTACTCTCCTGCGTTCACCCACTTGGCCTGACCCTGTAGCTGATCGTGGTCATCAGCACTTCAGTTACGCGCTTTATCCGCACGCCGGAACCTGGAAGCAGGCTCTTACTGAGCGTCGCGGCTATCAGTACAACTACGAGCTGCACGCTCTGCAGGTAACACCACACGCAGGTGAGCTACCACTGGAACACTCCTATGCATCGGTTGCTCCGGAAAACGTGGTGCTGACGGCTGTCAAGAAAGCCGAAGACGATAATGGCCTTATCTTCCGCGCCTTCGAGTGGGCAGGCAAGCCAAGCGATGTCATCTTCAGCGTACCCGCTGGAGCGACAGCAGCTACAGAGACGAATCTGATGGAGAAGCCTATCGGTTCGCCCCTTACGATCTCGAATAGCCAGGTCACGGCGCACATTACTCCATACGAAATTCTCTCGATACGCGTTGATTATCTTGCTCCCGCAAAGCAGTAACGAATCTTGCTCCTTCTTTAAGGAGGTGGATTGGAAGCTGCTGCATCTTGAAAATCACACGGCTCTTATCAATTACTCTGAAGACGTACATCTTACGGAGAGAGCAATGAGTCTCGTACGCAATCAGGATCCCGAAACCTTTACACCCGAACACGGCATGCGTCGTCAGGTGCTCGCCAATACCGATCAGCTCATGCTCGTTCGCCACTATTTCGATGCCGACTGGATTGGTGCGCGTCATAGCCATCCGCATCATCAGCTCGTTTATGTCGTCAAAGGCAG is a genomic window containing:
- a CDS encoding cupin domain-containing protein; protein product: MSLVRNQDPETFTPEHGMRRQVLANTDQLMLVRHYFDADWIGARHSHPHHQLVYVVKGSIRVDVGGKVFDVHAGDSFVVDGGVEHQASALEAAEVLDIFTPTREDYRALIK